The region CATCAAAACTTTAATTTCTCAGAATTCATCCCTGACAAAAACTACATCTAGTAGAGCAAACAATTGTTTCTTGTCACATCTAGGGCAAACCCCTCAGTCTACAGGCTACCTGTGCAATTTAAGCAAATTTGTCAGATGTTTAGGAGAAAATCTTCGGATAAAATTGGTTAAGTGCTACGCATCACCCCTACACTTATTGCCCGATTGGTAACTTAGATTACTCAGAAAGTCAATCTATTAGTTAGGGCTTTCCAGGTTGGTGAGGTCTTGTCAGCATCTTTGTTCTTAAGTGGTTGGCTTCAGTACTGGCTTGAACGATTAAATTCTGTTGCCTCCTTTAAGATTTCCAGGAGTCAGGGATTTACGTCAAAAGCGACTGCCACATCTGACACTCCGGTTCGTTTAAGTTCAGAGGCTTTCTCTCTATGAGTCACGACCAAACCCCTAGCAGCGAGCGTCCTCCCGCCCCCTGCATCGTTGATATTGGTACAGTCGTTAATCGTCATGACATCCAAAGACTGTTGAGCGATTTAGGGCGTGTTCAATATGCTCACTTACATGATGGCATCCTGACAAATCAGGGAGAAGGCTATATCTTAGAAGTTTTTAGCGATCCCCATCGAGCAACCATCGTTGCAAATCGTGGACTATATCTCAATGTCCAAAGTTTTGACTGTTTGGAACTGGGGCAGACGGCGGATGAGCAGCCTTACTTTGATTTAGTTCAAGACACTCGGACTTTACGGTTGATTCCGTTGACAAATCCGTTAATGGAGCAGCATTCTCACAACCTCAATGCTGCAACGCTTGAAGCAGTCGTTGCAGAAGTATTAGCTGCAGGATGGGATGTGCAGATTGATGACGAAGAACCTTTCTCACTGTAAGAGCTTATGGTTGCTTCTAATCGCTCTTAACGTAAGCTCTTGAATCAAGCGTCTGCACAGGGTTTTGTAAAAATGGCAGAATGAAGAGTCTGTGACATTCTGTTCAATTCCATTGAGTACTTTATTTTCCTTCCAACTTCAAGTAACCTGTTGCCACACTCATGCTAGAGCTGGAGTTTTTTCAACCCCTCATGGTCCGGTAGAAACTCCTCGTTTCATGCCAGTTGGTACCTTAGCGAACGTGAAGACTCTGACTCCTGCTCAACTTCGGGCAACGGGGGCACAAATGATCTTGGCTAACACGTATCATTTGCATCTCCAACCAGGGGAAGAGATTGTAGCACGGGCAGGTGGGCTACATCGCTTTATGATGTGGGACGGTCCAATATTGACGGACTCTGGCGGGTTTCAGGTTTTTAGCTTAAGCGAGATGCGAACGATCGCCGAAACAGGGGTCACCTTTCGTTCGCCGCGGGATGGGCAAATGATTCATCTCTCGCCTGAGCGTTCGATTGAAATTCAGAATGCGCTGGGAGCAGATGTGATCATGGCATTTGATGAGTGTCCCCCCTATCCCGCTTCTCGTGCAAGTGTGATGGAGGCAACGGATCGCACCTTTCGCTGGTTAAAGCGTTGTATTGCAGCACACCAACG is a window of Leptolyngbyaceae cyanobacterium JSC-12 DNA encoding:
- a CDS encoding hypothetical protein (IMG reference gene:2510098081), yielding MSHDQTPSSERPPAPCIVDIGTVVNRHDIQRLLSDLGRVQYAHLHDGILTNQGEGYILEVFSDPHRATIVANRGLYLNVQSFDCLELGQTADEQPYFDLVQDTRTLRLIPLTNPLMEQHSHNLNAATLEAVVAEVLAAGWDVQIDDEEPFSL